From the Alphaproteobacteria bacterium genome, one window contains:
- the rplB gene encoding 50S ribosomal protein L2, translating into MALKKFKPTTPSQRELVLIDRSALWKGKPVKALTEGLSKTGGRNHHGRNTARRVGGGHKRSYRLIDFKRRKFDMVATVERIEYDPNRSAFIALLKYEDGELSYILAPQRLAIGDKVEAGVQVDIKTGNAMPLKNIPVGTLVHNAEMKPLKGGQIARSAGTYVQVVGKVAGNVLLKLRSGELRLVNGECMATVGSVSNPDQQNTNLGKAGRKRWLGKRMTVRGVAMNPIDHPHGGGEGRTSGGRHPVTPWGKSTKGKKTRSNKATDKFIVRSRHRAKKK; encoded by the coding sequence ATGGCTTTGAAAAAATTTAAACCTACAACGCCTTCACAGCGCGAACTGGTATTAATAGACCGCTCTGCTTTGTGGAAAGGTAAGCCTGTTAAAGCGCTTACAGAGGGCTTGTCTAAAACCGGTGGCCGCAACCATCATGGTCGCAATACAGCGCGTCGTGTTGGTGGTGGTCATAAGCGCAGTTACCGCTTGATTGACTTCAAGCGTCGCAAGTTTGATATGGTTGCTACGGTTGAGCGTATTGAATATGATCCGAATCGCTCTGCATTTATTGCTTTGCTAAAATATGAAGACGGTGAATTGTCTTACATCTTGGCGCCACAGCGCCTCGCAATTGGCGATAAAGTTGAAGCAGGTGTACAGGTAGATATTAAGACCGGCAATGCTATGCCGTTAAAAAATATTCCTGTTGGCACTCTGGTACATAATGCTGAGATGAAGCCTTTAAAGGGTGGACAAATCGCCCGCTCTGCCGGTACCTATGTGCAGGTAGTGGGTAAAGTTGCGGGCAACGTGCTGCTGAAGTTGCGTTCTGGTGAATTGCGTTTGGTGAATGGCGAATGCATGGCAACTGTTGGTTCCGTGTCTAACCCTGATCAGCAAAATACCAACTTAGGTAAGGCAGGGCGCAAGCGCTGGCTTGGTAAACGTATGACGGTTCGCGGCGTAGCCATGAACCCGATCGATCACCCGCATGGTGGTGGTGAAGGCCGTACTTCTGGTGGTCGTCACCCGGTTACACCTTGGGGTAAGTCAACTAAGGGTAAGAAAACCCGCTCGAATAAGGCAACGGATAAGTTTATTGTTCGCAGCCGTCATCGCGCGAAGAAAAAGTAA
- the rpsS gene encoding 30S ribosomal protein S19 encodes MARSVWKGPFVDGYMLKKAEDARASSRNQVVKTWSRRSTILPQFVGVTFGVYNGNKFIPVLVTEDMIGHKLGEFAPTRTFYGHGVDKKAKRK; translated from the coding sequence GTGGCTAGATCTGTTTGGAAAGGTCCGTTTGTAGACGGATATATGTTGAAAAAAGCGGAAGATGCGCGTGCATCGTCGCGTAATCAGGTGGTAAAAACCTGGTCGCGTCGCTCGACCATTCTCCCGCAATTCGTTGGCGTCACCTTTGGTGTCTATAACGGCAACAAGTTTATACCTGTTCTTGTAACCGAAGATATGATCGGTCATAAGCTCGGTGAATTTGCTCCCACCCGTACGTTTTACGGTCACGGTGTGGATAAGAAAGCCAAAAGGAAGTAA
- the rplV gene encoding 50S ribosomal protein L22, producing the protein MGKSAQPRQLPDNEVKAVLSRLRGSPIKLNDVATLIRGLHASEAVKQLTFSNRRISNDVLKCLKSAIANAENNHNLDVDNLYVAEAYVGKSMVMKRMRARARGRAARILKPFSNLTIVVREEKESA; encoded by the coding sequence ATGGGTAAGAGCGCACAACCTCGTCAACTGCCAGATAACGAAGTGAAAGCGGTGTTAAGCCGTCTTCGTGGTAGCCCGATTAAGCTGAATGATGTCGCTACATTAATACGCGGCCTGCATGCAAGTGAAGCGGTGAAGCAACTAACATTTAGCAACCGTCGCATATCTAATGATGTGTTGAAATGCCTTAAATCGGCAATTGCTAATGCAGAAAACAACCATAATCTTGATGTTGATAATTTGTATGTCGCGGAAGCTTATGTGGGTAAAAGCATGGTGATGAAGCGTATGCGTGCAAGAGCGCGTGGACGCGCTGCACGGATTTTAAAACCATTTAGCAACCTGACAATTGTCGTACGCGAAGAGAAGGAGTCTGCCTAA
- the rpsC gene encoding 30S ribosomal protein S3, with amino-acid sequence MGQKVNPIGLRLGINKTWDSRWFANDKDFANKLHEDLQIRKHIKKRLASAGVSKVVIERPSKKAYISIFTARPGIVIGKKGGDIEKVKQEIAKITSDEVHLNIVEVRKPEIDSTLIAEGIAQQLERRVAFRRAMKRAVQSALRLGAQGIRINVSGRLGGAEIARMEWYREGRVPLHTLRADVDYGVAEAHTTFGVIGIKVWVFKGEVLDERDEIETRASTKVENVG; translated from the coding sequence ATGGGACAGAAAGTTAATCCAATCGGCCTGCGCCTTGGCATAAATAAAACATGGGATTCGCGTTGGTTCGCTAACGACAAAGACTTTGCTAATAAGCTTCACGAGGATTTGCAAATCCGCAAGCATATAAAAAAGCGCTTGGCTTCAGCTGGCGTAAGTAAGGTAGTTATTGAGCGCCCAAGCAAAAAAGCTTATATTTCAATATTTACCGCACGTCCTGGTATTGTTATCGGTAAAAAAGGCGGTGATATTGAAAAAGTGAAGCAAGAAATTGCTAAAATTACTAGTGACGAAGTGCATTTAAATATTGTAGAAGTGCGCAAGCCTGAAATCGATTCGACATTAATCGCTGAGGGTATTGCCCAGCAGCTTGAGCGTCGCGTTGCTTTCCGTCGTGCTATGAAGCGCGCTGTACAATCAGCTTTGCGTCTTGGTGCACAAGGTATTCGTATTAATGTAAGTGGACGCCTTGGCGGCGCTGAAATTGCACGCATGGAATGGTATCGTGAAGGCCGTGTGCCATTGCATACTCTACGTGCTGATGTGGATTATGGTGTGGCTGAAGCACATACGACTTTTGGTGTTATTGGCATTAAAGTCTGGGTGTTTAAAGGCGAAGTTTTGGATGAGCGCGATGAGATTGAAACACGCGCCTCGACCAAAGTTGAAAATGTAGGTTAA
- the rplP gene encoding 50S ribosomal protein L16, which yields MLTPKRTKYRKAFKGRIHGNAKGGSTLNFGQHGLKAIEPERITARQIEAARRAITRHVRRVGRLWIRVFPDLPVTSKPAEVRMGKGKGSVDYWACRVKPGRVLFEIDGVSEELAREAFARAAAKLPVKTKFVTRITEEV from the coding sequence ATGCTGACCCCCAAAAGAACAAAATATCGTAAAGCGTTTAAAGGTCGTATCCATGGCAATGCTAAAGGTGGCAGTACGCTAAACTTCGGCCAACATGGCTTGAAGGCAATCGAGCCAGAACGTATTACCGCACGCCAAATTGAGGCTGCGCGTCGTGCAATCACACGCCATGTGCGTCGTGTTGGGCGTCTTTGGATACGTGTATTTCCAGACCTTCCAGTTACCAGCAAACCAGCTGAAGTGCGCATGGGTAAAGGTAAAGGATCTGTGGATTATTGGGCATGCAGAGTCAAGCCAGGCCGCGTGTTATTTGAGATTGATGGTGTTAGTGAAGAGTTGGCGCGTGAAGCTTTTGCCCGTGCAGCAGCTAAGTTGCCGGTAAAAACTAAATTTGTGACCCGTATTACGGAAGAGGTGTAA
- the rpmC gene encoding 50S ribosomal protein L29, producing MKASELRGKTADELKGQLVDLKKELFNLRFQKATGELQNTARFRQVRRDVARVKTLLAEKQAAA from the coding sequence ATGAAAGCGTCTGAGCTCCGTGGAAAAACTGCTGACGAATTAAAAGGTCAGTTAGTGGACTTGAAAAAGGAATTGTTCAACTTGCGCTTCCAAAAGGCGACAGGTGAATTGCAGAATACTGCACGTTTCCGCCAGGTGCGCCGTGATGTGGCGCGTGTAAAAACCCTGCTCGCTGAAAAGCAGGCCGCCGCGTAA
- the rpsQ gene encoding 30S ribosomal protein S17 has translation MPKRILQGTVVSDAADKTISVLVERRIKHPLYKKTIRRSKKYAAHDEQNTIKTGDVVRIEECRPISKTKTWQVVYDA, from the coding sequence ATGCCTAAGCGTATTTTACAGGGAACAGTGGTAAGTGATGCCGCCGATAAAACAATTTCTGTTTTAGTAGAGCGCCGTATTAAGCACCCATTGTATAAAAAAACCATCCGCCGTAGCAAAAAATATGCTGCGCATGATGAGCAAAATACAATTAAGACCGGTGATGTAGTGCGCATTGAAGAATGTCGCCCCATTTCGAAAACTAAAACATGGCAGGTTGTCTACGACGCATAA